One Equus caballus isolate H_3958 breed thoroughbred chromosome 14, TB-T2T, whole genome shotgun sequence DNA segment encodes these proteins:
- the WNT9A gene encoding protein Wnt-9a, whose product MLDGPLLARWLAAAFALTLLLAALRPSAAYFGLTGSEPLTILPLTLEPEAAAHAHYKACDRLKLERKQRRMCRRDPGVAETLVEAVSMSALECQYQFRFERWNCTLEGRYRASLLKRGFKETAFLYAISSAGLTHALAKACSAGRMERCTCDEAPDLENREAWQWGGCGDNLKYSSKFVKEFLGRRSSKDLRARVDFHNNLVGVKVIKAGVETTCKCHGVSGSCTVRTCWRQLAPFHEVGKRLKHKYETALKVGSTTNEATGEAGAISPPRGRAPGTGGGDPLPRTPELVHLDDSPSFCLAGRFSPGTAGRRCHREKNCESICCGRGHNTQSRVVTRPCQCQVRWCCYVECRQCTQREEVYTCKG is encoded by the exons ATGCTGGATGGGCCCCTGCTGGCGCGCTGGCTGGCCGCGGCCTTCGCGCTGACGCTGCTACTCGCCGCTCTGCGCCCCTCGGCCGCCTACTTCGG GCTGACGGGCAGCGAGCCCCTGACCATCCTCCCGCTGACCCTGGAGCCAGAGGCCGCCGCCCACGCACACTACAAGGCCTGCGACCGGCTGAAGCTGGAGCGGAAGCAGCGGCGCATGTGCCGGCGGGACCCGGGTGTGGCCGAGACGCTGGTGGAGGCGGTCAGCATGAGCGCGCTTGAGTGCCAGTACCAGTTCCGGTTCGAGCGCTGGAACTGCACCTTGGAGGGCCGCTACCGGGCCAGCCTGCTCAAGCGCG GCTTCAAGGAGACTGCCTTCCTCTATGCCATCTCCTCGGCCGGCCTGACGCATGCGCTGGCCAAGGCCTGCAGCGCTGGCCGCATGGAGCGCTGCACGTGCGACGAGGCCCCGGACCTGGAGAACCGCGAGGCCTGGCAGTGGGGTGGCTGCGGGGACAACCTCAAGTACAGCAGCAAGTTCGTCAAGGAGTTTCTGGGCCGGAGGTCGAGCAAGGACTTGCGGGCGCGTGTGGACTTCCACAACAACCTCGTGGGTGTGAAG gtGATCAAGGCCGGAGTGGAGACCACGTGCAAGTGCCACGGCGTGTCGGGCTCCTGCACCGTGAGGACGTGCTGGCGGCAGCTGGCGCCCTTCCATGAGGTGGGCAAGCGCCTGAAGCACAAGTATGAGACCGCCCTCAAGGTGGGCAGCACCACCAATGAGGCCACGGGCGAGGCAGGCGCCATCTCCCCGCCGCGGGGCCGGGCCCCAGGGACAGGTGGTGGTGACCCCCTGCCCCGCACACCAGAGCTTGTGCACCTGGACGACTCGCCCAGCTTCTGCCTGGCTGGCCGCTTCTCCCCGGGCACCGCTGGCCGCAGGTGCCACCGAGAAAAGAACTGTGAGAGCATCTGCTGTGGACGTGGCCACAACACGCAGAGCAGAGTGGTGACACGGCCCTGCCAGTGCCAGGTGCGCTGGTGCTGCTACGTGGAGTGCAGGCAGTGCACGCAGCGGGAGGAGGTCTACACCTGCAAGGGCTGA